One region of Baekduia soli genomic DNA includes:
- a CDS encoding metal ABC transporter substrate-binding protein, with translation MSVTQILQPNSDPHTYEPRPKDVQRTARAALVLTSGDGLDAWMGEVVKDAGSDAAALDAGEGRPIALPGKTSGPEASRFDPHWWHDPRNMIFAARRVHDALVRIEPAARPELDRSTDAYVARLRGLDRGIARCMARVPAAERRLVTDHDAFAYFANRYGITVVGAVIPSQTTQAQPSAGDLAALSATIARAHVRAVFPEASLSTKLARAIARQTGARADLSLYGDTLGPAGSAGATYIGMEQADADAMVRGFTGDAQRCRPGAGA, from the coding sequence GTGTCGGTCACCCAGATCCTGCAGCCCAACAGCGACCCGCACACCTACGAGCCCCGGCCCAAGGACGTCCAGCGGACCGCGCGTGCGGCGCTCGTGCTCACCAGCGGCGACGGGCTCGACGCCTGGATGGGCGAGGTCGTCAAGGACGCCGGCAGCGACGCCGCGGCCCTGGACGCCGGCGAGGGGCGCCCCATCGCGCTGCCCGGCAAGACCTCGGGGCCCGAGGCCTCGCGCTTCGACCCGCACTGGTGGCACGACCCGCGCAACATGATCTTCGCCGCGCGCCGCGTCCACGACGCGCTCGTGCGCATCGAGCCCGCGGCCCGGCCCGAGTTGGACCGCAGCACGGACGCCTACGTCGCGCGCCTGCGCGGCCTGGACCGCGGGATCGCCCGCTGCATGGCGCGCGTGCCGGCCGCCGAGCGCCGCCTGGTCACCGACCACGACGCGTTCGCCTACTTCGCCAACCGCTACGGCATCACCGTCGTCGGCGCCGTCATCCCCTCGCAGACCACCCAGGCCCAGCCCTCGGCCGGCGACCTGGCCGCGCTGAGCGCGACGATCGCCCGCGCGCACGTGCGCGCCGTCTTCCCGGAGGCCTCGCTGAGCACGAAGCTCGCCCGGGCCATCGCGCGCCAGACCGGCGCCCGCGCCGACCTGTCGCTCTACGGCGACACGCTCGGGCCCGCGGGCTCGGCGGGCGCGACCTACATCGGGATGGAGCAGGCCGACGCCGATGCGATGGTGCGCGGCTTCACCGGCGACGCGCAGCGCTGCCGCCCGGGGGCCGGCGCATGA
- a CDS encoding metal ABC transporter ATP-binding protein: MSAGALVAADGLAAGYGGPPVLQGVTFAVKAGERVAVLGPNGGGKTTLFRTLLGELRPSAGTVVRPPRIGVVPQTERSRLDFPVSALDVALMGTLSTLPWWRQPGRADRRRARRALADVGLADRMHRTFGDLSGGQRQRVLVARALVQDAPVLLLDESYVGLDAPSVDLLDELLATLTAQGRALLIATHDVDQARGWERVLCLNRRQVAFGAPADVLTRATLEATYGGEIVELPGERCVLPPHHHDHA, encoded by the coding sequence ATGAGCGCCGGCGCGCTGGTGGCCGCCGACGGCCTGGCCGCCGGGTACGGCGGGCCGCCCGTCCTGCAGGGCGTCACGTTCGCCGTGAAGGCGGGCGAGCGCGTGGCCGTCCTGGGGCCCAACGGCGGCGGCAAGACCACGCTGTTCCGCACGCTGCTCGGTGAGCTGCGGCCCAGCGCCGGCACGGTCGTGCGCCCGCCGCGCATCGGCGTCGTGCCCCAGACGGAGCGCTCGCGCCTCGACTTCCCGGTCAGCGCGCTGGACGTCGCGCTCATGGGCACGCTGTCGACGCTGCCCTGGTGGCGGCAGCCCGGGCGCGCGGACCGCCGCCGCGCCCGCCGCGCGCTGGCCGACGTCGGCCTGGCCGACCGCATGCACCGTACGTTCGGCGACCTCAGCGGTGGCCAGCGCCAGCGCGTCCTCGTCGCCCGGGCGCTCGTCCAGGACGCGCCCGTCCTGCTGCTCGACGAGTCCTACGTCGGGCTCGACGCGCCGAGCGTCGACCTGCTCGACGAGCTGCTGGCGACCCTGACGGCCCAGGGGCGTGCGCTGCTCATCGCCACCCACGACGTCGACCAGGCCCGCGGCTGGGAGCGCGTGCTGTGCCTCAACCGCCGCCAGGTCGCGTTCGGCGCGCCGGCCGACGTGCTCACCCGCGCGACGCTGGAGGCCACCTACGGCGGCGAGATCGTCGAGCTGCCCGGCGAGCGCTGCGTCCTGCCCCCCCACCACCACGACCACGCGTGA
- a CDS encoding metal ABC transporter permease yields the protein MITATLWHALVAPWEQGIDRRALLEVVLLGLTGGALGCWIIFYDLSYASESLAHALLPGLVLAALTGLPLILGGAAGLVVAALAIAAAARTPAIGRDTAVAVVVTALLGLGALLALSPASPAGLGELLFGDVLGVGDTDLALAAGLAVVVLAALWLLHGRLLLVGFDRLNAGALGVRAPVVDALLLLLVAGALLVAVQGMGNLLVIAVLVGPAACARALTHRMPSMMAVAAAIAILAGTGGLYLSYYARTAAGASIAGVIVAAYVAAVGAGAVRGRLGSSRAASA from the coding sequence GTGATCACGGCGACGCTCTGGCACGCGCTGGTCGCGCCCTGGGAGCAGGGGATCGACCGGCGCGCGCTGCTGGAGGTCGTGCTGCTCGGGCTGACCGGCGGCGCGCTGGGCTGCTGGATCATCTTCTACGACCTGAGCTATGCGAGCGAGTCGCTGGCCCACGCGCTGCTGCCGGGCCTCGTCCTCGCGGCGCTGACGGGCCTGCCGCTCATCCTCGGCGGCGCGGCCGGGCTCGTCGTGGCGGCGCTGGCCATCGCGGCCGCGGCGCGCACCCCGGCGATCGGCCGGGACACGGCGGTCGCGGTCGTCGTGACCGCGTTGCTGGGGCTGGGCGCGCTGCTGGCGCTGTCGCCCGCGTCGCCGGCGGGCCTGGGCGAGCTGCTGTTCGGCGACGTCCTGGGCGTCGGCGACACGGACCTCGCGCTGGCCGCGGGGCTGGCCGTCGTCGTGCTCGCCGCGCTGTGGCTGCTGCACGGCCGGCTGCTGCTCGTCGGGTTCGACCGCCTCAACGCCGGGGCGCTCGGCGTCCGCGCCCCCGTCGTCGACGCGCTGCTGCTGCTCCTGGTGGCCGGCGCGCTGCTCGTCGCGGTGCAGGGCATGGGCAACCTGCTCGTCATCGCGGTGCTCGTGGGGCCCGCGGCCTGCGCCCGCGCGCTGACGCACCGCATGCCGTCGATGATGGCCGTGGCCGCCGCGATCGCGATCCTGGCCGGCACCGGCGGCCTGTACCTGTCCTACTACGCGCGGACCGCCGCCGGCGCGTCCATCGCGGGGGTCATCGTGGCCGCCTACGTCGCGGCGGTGGGCGCCGGCGCGGTGCGTGGCCGCCTCGGCTCGTCGCGCGCGGCCTCGGCCTGA
- a CDS encoding Fur family transcriptional regulator, giving the protein MGLTEHEHADWGARATEALAGAGYRRGGARAALIALLDEQRCALSATELEQALRTRGGRGVARASIYRILDELEALRMVTRVEVGQGLARFEAAREEGHHHHMVCDACGQVIPFEDPELERAIRRLAQRVTFAVAEHDVVLHGACADCRQAEAARDEPRRPRTAPAPTAAT; this is encoded by the coding sequence ATGGGTCTCACGGAGCACGAGCACGCGGACTGGGGCGCCCGGGCGACCGAGGCGCTGGCCGGGGCCGGGTACCGTCGCGGCGGTGCGCGGGCCGCGCTCATCGCGCTGCTCGACGAGCAGCGCTGCGCCCTGTCGGCGACCGAGCTGGAGCAGGCGCTGCGGACCCGCGGCGGCCGCGGGGTCGCGCGGGCCAGCATCTACCGGATCCTCGACGAGCTCGAGGCGCTGCGGATGGTCACGCGCGTCGAGGTCGGCCAGGGGCTCGCGCGCTTCGAGGCCGCCCGCGAGGAGGGCCACCACCATCACATGGTCTGCGACGCATGCGGCCAGGTCATCCCGTTCGAGGACCCCGAGCTCGAGCGCGCGATCCGGCGCCTCGCGCAGCGCGTGACCTTCGCGGTCGCCGAGCACGACGTCGTGCTGCACGGCGCCTGCGCCGACTGCCGTCAGGCCGAGGCCGCGCGCGACGAGCCGAGGCGGCCACGCACCGCGCCGGCGCCCACCGCCGCGACGTAG
- a CDS encoding imelysin family protein, which translates to MAGSEATFGLLAPALRRRDPALAATIAARFDAVNARLATLKEGKAFPSYDEVGTTERRRLSQLVDALAEPMSHVAVKLTA; encoded by the coding sequence GTGGCGGGGTCGGAGGCGACGTTCGGCCTGCTGGCGCCGGCGCTGCGCAGGCGCGACCCGGCGCTGGCGGCGACGATCGCCGCGCGGTTCGACGCGGTCAACGCGCGGCTGGCCACGCTGAAGGAGGGCAAGGCGTTCCCCTCCTACGACGAGGTCGGCACGACCGAGCGGCGCCGGCTGAGCCAGCTCGTCGACGCCCTCGCCGAGCCGATGTCGCACGTCGCGGTCAAGCTCACGGCGTAG
- a CDS encoding SDR family NAD(P)-dependent oxidoreductase, translated as MTEPVLSPVLDAFRLDGRVAVVTGASSGLGVAFARALAEAGADVALGARRADRLQETRALVESLGRRAIAVATDVARPEDCHALVQAAMDELGRVDILVNNAGIGTAVPALKEAPEAFRRVIDINLNGCYWMAQAAGAVMEPGSSIINISSVLGLTTAGMPQAAYAASKAGLDGLTRDLAQQWTGRRGIRVNSIAPGFFASEMTDQYPEGYLELQSKRILAGRIGDPRELAAAVVFMAGAGAGYITGQTLYVDGGLTIT; from the coding sequence GTGACCGAGCCCGTGCTGTCCCCCGTGCTTGACGCCTTCCGCCTCGACGGCCGGGTGGCCGTCGTGACCGGCGCGTCCTCGGGCCTGGGCGTCGCGTTCGCCCGCGCGCTGGCCGAGGCCGGGGCCGACGTCGCGCTGGGCGCCCGGCGCGCCGACCGCCTGCAGGAGACCCGGGCGCTCGTCGAGTCCCTCGGCCGCCGGGCCATCGCGGTCGCCACCGACGTCGCGCGACCCGAGGACTGCCACGCGCTCGTGCAGGCCGCGATGGACGAGCTCGGGCGCGTCGACATCCTGGTCAACAACGCCGGGATCGGCACTGCGGTGCCCGCGCTCAAGGAGGCGCCCGAGGCGTTCCGCCGGGTCATCGACATCAACCTCAACGGCTGCTACTGGATGGCCCAGGCCGCCGGCGCGGTCATGGAGCCCGGCAGCAGCATCATCAACATCTCCAGCGTCCTGGGCCTGACGACGGCGGGCATGCCGCAGGCCGCCTACGCGGCCAGCAAGGCCGGCCTGGACGGGCTGACCCGCGACCTGGCCCAGCAGTGGACGGGCCGGCGCGGGATCCGCGTCAACTCGATCGCCCCGGGCTTCTTCGCCTCGGAGATGACCGACCAGTACCCCGAGGGCTACCTCGAGCTGCAGTCCAAGCGGATCCTGGCCGGGCGCATCGGCGACCCCCGGGAGCTCGCCGCCGCCGTCGTGTTCATGGCCGGCGCCGGCGCCGGCTACATCACCGGCCAGACCCTCTACGTCGACGGCGGGCTGACGATCACCTGA
- a CDS encoding M24 family metallopeptidase, with protein MSMDRPDRLAAALRERDLDALLVTRGVDVGWLTGFTGSSGLAVVGARAEGGLRLFLTDFRYLTQSAEQLDEGWERRITQELLPAAAQALPGPGAGAEAPLRVGFDDAHLPVKDHATLAEGVAEGIELVPAGGILEGLRLVKDPGELERIRAATRLADAAMTEVLGRGLAGRTERDVALDLEFTMRRAGAQSVSFPPIVAAAAHSALPHAEPRDVEIPAGTLVTIDWGAVLDGYASDCTRTYATGELDPRDAEIYALVLRAQESALAAIRPGASGREVDTVARDIITAAGHGEHFGHGLGHGVGVEVHEGPRLSQRSEATLAAGQVVTVEPGVYVPGAVGVRIEDLVIVTDDGCEVLTGLPKDLQTVA; from the coding sequence ATGAGCATGGACCGCCCCGACCGCCTGGCCGCCGCCCTGCGCGAGCGCGACCTCGACGCCCTCCTCGTCACCCGCGGGGTGGACGTGGGCTGGCTCACGGGCTTCACGGGCTCCAGTGGGCTGGCCGTCGTCGGCGCCCGGGCCGAGGGCGGGCTGCGCCTCTTCCTGACCGACTTCCGCTACCTGACCCAGTCGGCCGAGCAGCTCGACGAGGGCTGGGAGCGGCGGATCACCCAGGAGCTGCTGCCCGCCGCCGCGCAGGCGCTGCCCGGCCCCGGCGCCGGCGCCGAGGCGCCGCTGCGCGTGGGCTTCGACGATGCCCACCTGCCCGTCAAGGACCACGCCACCCTCGCCGAGGGCGTCGCCGAGGGGATCGAGCTCGTGCCGGCCGGCGGGATCCTGGAGGGGCTGCGCCTCGTCAAGGACCCCGGCGAGCTGGAGCGCATCCGCGCCGCCACACGCCTGGCCGACGCCGCGATGACCGAGGTTCTGGGCCGCGGCCTGGCGGGTCGCACGGAGCGCGACGTCGCGCTCGACCTCGAGTTCACGATGCGCCGCGCGGGCGCGCAGTCGGTGTCGTTCCCGCCGATCGTCGCCGCCGCCGCCCACAGCGCGCTGCCGCACGCCGAGCCGCGCGACGTCGAGATCCCCGCGGGCACGCTGGTGACGATCGACTGGGGCGCCGTGCTGGACGGCTACGCCTCGGACTGCACCCGGACCTACGCGACGGGCGAGCTCGACCCGCGCGACGCCGAGATCTACGCGCTGGTGCTGCGCGCGCAGGAGTCGGCGCTGGCGGCGATCCGCCCCGGCGCCTCCGGGCGCGAGGTCGACACGGTGGCGCGCGACATCATCACCGCGGCCGGCCACGGCGAGCACTTCGGCCACGGCCTGGGCCACGGCGTCGGCGTCGAGGTCCACGAGGGCCCGCGGCTGTCGCAGCGCAGCGAGGCGACGCTGGCGGCCGGACAGGTCGTCACCGTCGAGCCCGGCGTCTACGTGCCCGGCGCGGTCGGCGTGCGCATCGAGGACCTCGTCATCGTCACCGACGACGGGTGCGAGGTCCTGACCGGTCTGCCCAAGGACCTCCAGACGGTCGCCTGA
- a CDS encoding type II 3-dehydroquinate dehydratase, giving the protein MTTRNRIDIVHGVNLDMLGRRPAAHYGDLTFDQLEQQIEGFAHELDLEPRFFQTNSEGEFVGHLHRLEGLADGVILNPGAWTHYAWAIRDALEIAAVPAVEVHLSDVEHREEFRRVSVIRDLCVATVAGQGVEGYREALAILKRHLA; this is encoded by the coding sequence GTGACCACGCGCAACCGCATCGACATCGTCCACGGCGTCAACCTCGACATGCTCGGGCGCCGCCCGGCCGCCCACTACGGCGACCTCACCTTCGACCAGCTCGAGCAGCAGATCGAGGGCTTCGCCCACGAGCTCGATCTCGAGCCGCGCTTCTTCCAGACCAACAGCGAGGGCGAGTTCGTCGGGCACCTGCACCGCCTCGAGGGCCTGGCCGACGGCGTCATCCTCAACCCCGGCGCCTGGACGCACTACGCATGGGCGATCCGCGACGCGCTGGAGATCGCCGCCGTGCCCGCCGTGGAGGTCCACCTGTCCGACGTCGAGCACCGCGAGGAGTTCCGCCGGGTCTCCGTCATCCGCGACCTGTGCGTGGCGACGGTCGCCGGCCAGGGCGTCGAGGGCTACCGCGAGGCCCTCGCGATCCTCAAGCGCCACCTCGCCTGA
- a CDS encoding bifunctional shikimate kinase/3-dehydroquinate synthase, producing MARLTVFIGFMGAGKTTLARELAAARGVEHVDTDDLLRRHFGRPIQEVFDTDGEAVFRAAEEETALRLLSGDDDLVVSVGGGTVLSDRVAAALAGHTTVLVEVSAELAWQRAAGHGRPLARDRAGFEALYDRRLRRYETLADAFLPEAADRHVAARADGALRTLQDAPPGTRLAWAHAASGEYPVFVGRGALALAPGAGTALAGRAVCVTDTAVAEHHVGALHGLAGLVEIPPGEAHKTLATAERVWHALVAQGVTRADHLIALGGGVVGDLAGFCAACFQRGIPVVQAPTTIVSQVDSAYGGKTGVDLPEAKNYVGAYHQPAAVLADTSTLATLPPEEHAAGYAEVLKTALIAGGPLWETIAAGGPVDDDVILACARTKLAVVASDERDGGRRQVLNLGHTVGHALETVLGYGTLRHGEAVGLGLLAALRLSGLPDLREEVAGLLGAAGLPTTLPDVDADAVLAATRLDKKRTSQARTPFVLVRAAGDVVHGETVGDDDVALAVRELAATS from the coding sequence GTGGCGCGGCTGACCGTCTTCATCGGCTTCATGGGCGCGGGCAAGACGACCCTCGCCCGGGAGCTGGCGGCCGCCCGGGGCGTCGAGCACGTCGACACCGACGACCTCCTGCGCCGCCACTTCGGCCGCCCGATCCAGGAGGTCTTCGACACCGACGGCGAGGCGGTCTTCCGCGCCGCCGAGGAGGAGACCGCGCTGCGCCTGCTGTCCGGCGACGACGACCTCGTCGTCTCCGTCGGCGGCGGCACCGTGCTCTCCGACCGGGTCGCCGCCGCGCTGGCGGGGCACACCACCGTGCTCGTCGAGGTCTCGGCCGAGCTGGCGTGGCAGCGCGCCGCCGGCCACGGCCGCCCGCTGGCGCGCGACCGTGCCGGCTTCGAGGCCCTCTACGACCGGCGCCTGCGGCGCTATGAGACGCTGGCCGACGCGTTCCTGCCCGAGGCCGCCGACCGCCACGTCGCCGCCCGGGCCGACGGCGCGCTGCGCACCCTCCAGGACGCGCCGCCCGGCACCCGCCTGGCCTGGGCGCACGCCGCCTCGGGCGAGTACCCCGTGTTCGTCGGGCGCGGGGCCCTGGCGCTGGCCCCCGGCGCGGGCACCGCGCTGGCCGGGCGCGCGGTGTGCGTGACCGACACCGCCGTGGCCGAGCACCATGTCGGCGCCCTGCACGGGCTGGCCGGGCTCGTCGAGATCCCGCCGGGCGAGGCGCACAAGACGCTGGCCACGGCCGAGCGCGTCTGGCACGCGCTCGTCGCCCAGGGCGTGACGCGCGCCGACCACCTCATCGCGCTCGGCGGCGGCGTCGTCGGCGACCTCGCGGGGTTCTGCGCCGCGTGCTTCCAGCGCGGCATCCCCGTCGTGCAGGCCCCGACGACGATCGTCTCCCAGGTCGACTCGGCCTACGGCGGCAAGACCGGGGTCGACCTGCCCGAGGCCAAGAACTACGTCGGCGCCTACCACCAGCCCGCCGCCGTGCTGGCCGACACCTCGACGCTGGCCACGCTGCCGCCCGAGGAGCACGCCGCGGGCTACGCGGAGGTGCTCAAGACCGCGCTCATCGCCGGCGGGCCGCTGTGGGAGACGATCGCGGCCGGCGGCCCGGTCGACGACGACGTCATCCTGGCCTGTGCGCGCACGAAGCTCGCCGTCGTCGCCTCCGACGAGCGCGACGGCGGTCGCCGCCAGGTGCTCAACCTCGGCCACACCGTCGGCCACGCGCTCGAGACGGTCCTGGGCTACGGCACGCTGCGCCACGGGGAGGCCGTGGGCCTGGGGCTGCTCGCCGCGCTGCGCCTCAGCGGCCTGCCCGACCTGCGCGAGGAGGTCGCGGGGCTGCTGGGCGCCGCCGGGCTGCCGACGACGCTGCCCGACGTCGACGCCGACGCCGTGCTGGCCGCCACGCGCCTGGACAAGAAGCGCACCTCACAGGCCCGCACGCCGTTCGTCCTGGTCCGCGCCGCGGGCGACGTCGTGCACGGCGAGACCGTCGGCGACGACGACGTCGCGCTGGCCGTGCGAGAGTTGGCGGCCACATCGTGA
- the aroC gene encoding chorismate synthase, with protein MALNLITAGESHGPGLTCIVEGLPAGLGLEQEAIDRDMARRQLGHGRGGRMKIERDHANVTAGVRHGRTLGGPIALQVPNRDYANWEERMNPWPVDADVPEVHLPRPGHADLVGVQKYRFSDVRNVLERASARETAARVAGGALCKAFLGAVGVQVLSHVVQIGDVHAAPREGPPAPADFAGVDEDPVRCLDPEASAAMVKHINVQRKANESIGGVFEVIAFGLVPGLGSHVSWEERLDGRIGGALCSIQAAKGVAFGDGFGLAAAPGSHSHDEIFYDEERGYHRLTNHAGGLEGGMTTGQPLNVRVAMKPIPTLTKPLRSVDIATHEPAQALRERTDSCVVPAAGVVGEAMLAYVLADAYRQKFGGDHIDDVREAVERYRERIAWRG; from the coding sequence ATGGCGCTGAACTTGATCACCGCGGGGGAATCCCACGGGCCCGGGCTGACCTGCATCGTCGAGGGCCTGCCGGCGGGCCTGGGGCTCGAGCAGGAGGCCATCGACCGCGACATGGCGCGCCGCCAACTCGGCCACGGCCGCGGCGGGCGCATGAAGATCGAGCGCGACCACGCCAACGTGACCGCGGGCGTGCGTCACGGCCGCACGCTCGGCGGCCCGATCGCCCTCCAGGTCCCCAACCGCGACTACGCCAACTGGGAGGAGCGGATGAACCCCTGGCCCGTCGACGCCGACGTGCCCGAGGTCCACCTGCCGCGCCCGGGGCACGCCGACCTCGTCGGGGTGCAGAAGTACCGCTTCAGCGACGTGCGCAACGTGCTCGAGCGCGCCAGCGCCCGCGAGACCGCCGCGCGCGTCGCCGGCGGCGCGCTGTGCAAGGCGTTCCTGGGCGCTGTCGGCGTGCAGGTCCTCAGCCACGTCGTCCAGATCGGCGACGTCCACGCCGCTCCGCGCGAGGGCCCGCCCGCACCCGCGGACTTCGCCGGCGTCGACGAGGACCCCGTGCGCTGCCTGGACCCCGAGGCCAGCGCGGCGATGGTCAAGCACATCAACGTGCAGCGCAAGGCCAACGAGTCGATCGGCGGCGTCTTCGAGGTCATCGCCTTCGGGCTGGTCCCCGGTCTGGGGTCGCACGTCAGCTGGGAGGAGCGCCTCGACGGGCGCATCGGCGGCGCGCTGTGCTCGATCCAGGCCGCCAAGGGCGTGGCCTTCGGCGACGGCTTCGGCCTCGCGGCGGCCCCGGGGTCCCACAGCCACGACGAGATCTTCTACGACGAGGAGCGCGGCTACCACCGGCTGACGAACCACGCCGGCGGGCTGGAGGGCGGCATGACCACCGGCCAGCCGCTCAACGTGCGCGTCGCGATGAAGCCGATCCCCACGCTCACCAAGCCGCTGCGCTCCGTCGACATCGCCACCCACGAGCCGGCGCAGGCGCTGCGCGAGCGCACCGACTCGTGCGTGGTGCCCGCCGCGGGCGTCGTGGGGGAGGCGATGCTGGCCTACGTGCTGGCCGACGCCTACCGCCAGAAGTTCGGCGGCGACCACATCGACGACGTCCGTGAGGCCGTGGAGCGCTACCGCGAGCGGATCGCGTGGCGCGGCTGA
- a CDS encoding type II secretion system protein M encodes MTARDRTVLIVVGLLALTAAFWMLILSPRRKEASDVTVQVTSAQQRLDTARASLASGQAAKRHYAADYTTVVRLGKSVPVDADVPSLVYQLEHTAHDHHVDFRTIKLNSGAVAAAPAASTAGLTSTTSPSVLPPGATVGAAGFPTMPFSFDFNGSFFNMQRFLKSLDDLTSVDGKSIAVKGRLLTVDGVSLTAGPKGFPQIDANVAVTAYLLPTDEGLTAGATIPASGTSSTATTPVTASLIGNK; translated from the coding sequence GTGACCGCGCGTGACCGCACCGTCCTGATCGTCGTGGGCCTCCTCGCCCTCACTGCGGCGTTCTGGATGCTCATCCTGTCGCCCCGGCGCAAGGAGGCGTCCGACGTCACCGTGCAGGTGACCTCGGCCCAGCAGCGACTCGACACCGCTCGGGCCAGTCTGGCCAGCGGCCAGGCCGCCAAGCGGCACTACGCAGCCGACTACACCACGGTGGTGCGGCTCGGCAAGTCCGTTCCTGTCGACGCTGACGTCCCGTCGCTCGTCTACCAGCTCGAGCACACGGCCCACGACCACCACGTCGACTTCCGCACGATCAAGCTCAACAGCGGCGCCGTCGCGGCGGCACCGGCGGCCTCAACGGCCGGGCTCACGTCGACGACCTCGCCCAGCGTCCTGCCCCCGGGTGCCACCGTCGGGGCTGCGGGCTTCCCGACGATGCCGTTCTCATTCGACTTCAACGGATCGTTCTTCAACATGCAGCGGTTCCTGAAGTCCCTTGACGACCTCACCTCGGTCGACGGCAAGAGCATTGCGGTCAAGGGCCGCCTCCTCACGGTCGACGGAGTGAGCCTCACCGCCGGCCCCAAGGGCTTCCCGCAGATCGATGCGAACGTCGCCGTCACCGCCTACCTGCTTCCGACCGACGAGGGTCTGACGGCGGGCGCCACGATCCCTGCCTCCGGGACCTCCTCGACCGCCACAACGCCGGTGACGGCCAGCCTGATCGGGAACAAGTGA
- a CDS encoding PilN domain-containing protein, whose product MRAVNLIPAEQQRGSGGTAGRSGGGAYILIGALALLVVMATAYVISGKSVNDKKSQLASVTRQAEAAEAQLPALTNYTRFTSLRAKRVATVTQLANSRFDWAHSLRELARVVPRNAWLTSITGTTSPGVNLGGGSGGAGGSSLRTALPVPAIVVAGCTTSQASVARMMTRLRLIDGVQSVALDSSQKVAASNTGAGASGGSGGGADCRNGHSHFPQFTMVVFYESTPAVPASVTTPAAVTASSSSASTALPATSSATAATPPAPKPNTSTPAATGGTTP is encoded by the coding sequence ATGAGGGCCGTCAACCTCATCCCCGCCGAGCAGCAGCGCGGCTCCGGCGGGACCGCAGGCCGCTCCGGCGGCGGCGCCTACATCCTGATCGGTGCGCTGGCACTGCTCGTCGTCATGGCCACCGCCTACGTCATCTCCGGCAAGTCGGTCAACGACAAGAAGAGCCAGCTGGCGTCGGTCACACGACAGGCCGAGGCCGCCGAGGCCCAGCTGCCCGCGCTCACGAACTACACCAGGTTCACCTCCCTGCGCGCCAAGCGCGTCGCCACCGTCACCCAGCTGGCCAACAGCCGGTTCGACTGGGCGCACTCGCTGCGCGAGCTGGCTCGTGTCGTGCCGCGCAACGCCTGGCTGACCTCGATCACCGGGACCACGTCGCCGGGGGTCAACCTGGGCGGTGGCTCCGGGGGCGCCGGCGGCTCGTCCCTGCGCACGGCACTTCCCGTGCCGGCCATCGTGGTGGCCGGGTGCACCACCAGCCAGGCGTCGGTGGCCCGCATGATGACCCGCCTGCGCCTCATCGACGGGGTGCAGAGCGTGGCGCTGGACTCTTCGCAGAAGGTGGCGGCGAGCAACACCGGCGCCGGAGCGTCCGGCGGCAGCGGCGGCGGCGCGGACTGCCGCAACGGCCACAGCCACTTCCCCCAGTTCACCATGGTCGTCTTCTACGAGTCGACCCCGGCGGTGCCGGCGAGCGTCACGACGCCTGCCGCCGTGACGGCGTCGTCCAGCTCGGCGTCCACGGCGCTGCCGGCGACGTCCTCGGCCACGGCGGCCACCCCGCCGGCGCCCAAGCCCAACACCTCGACCCCCGCAGCCACCGGAGGGACCACCCCGTGA